In Papaver somniferum cultivar HN1 chromosome 9, ASM357369v1, whole genome shotgun sequence, the genomic stretch cttgatacaaacatagatgtgattaattccactaaaaacatgcgctgaatgagaacgttgacttgaaagacttaggccctgttgatgtaatcttagggatgaggattagaaataaTCTAGCatatagtcttagtcgttctcattatgttgaatttgtgcttaagagatacaatcagtgtgattgtaagcctgcttgtactccgtacgattattcttgtagactcaagaaaaaaggatagtggagtatcttaacttgaatactcaagagttataggatgtctgatgaatttaatgaactgtaagtgtccagacattgcctatagtgtgagtaagttaagtagatatacttgttgtccagagcaagagcattgggatgcactagtagagtattacggtacctaaaatactctattaccttttgtttggtttatgaaaggtatcttgctgtccttgagggactttgtgatgcaaactggatagttgactcagaggagtcttaagtctacgagtggatatgtttcactctagcaggaaggtttgttttggaagatttccaaacatacatatattgctcaattcattatggaatctgagagtattgcgatagataaagcacgagagggggatgagtgcctaagatgctttttagaagacattcctctctggcataggcctgtgccagctatatctatatatgtgttagccaagctataatagctaaagctaaaaataactaatctcaatggcgttatttccattgattggataaagtccaaggagaatatcgcgcaacctttgacgaaaggttatCCAAAGAGATTGTTAGAAAACAtcaaggggatggggcttaagctcataaattaaacttgccatgaaggatactcaaccttgcttactggagatcccaagatcaaggtttcgaatgagacaactaatttgtggtgggtaaaggtaaacactatcagagaatttcattctttgtcccttccctatggtgtagacgtgatagtgtgactgcatgtgaaggatgacttttaagaagtcttaatgagttatatagtttcaatttaagattgaagtgttatggaaactcacctatctgaatgaggaagtgggccgcttcctatgagaatatgagctttgattctctagagcattctgagaaacaggatatgtttagggccaaattggacaaaacgacacgagcttggcagcacccttggagatatcatccgtggttgttatcgcgatttacatcaaatgctagcagttcaagacatagttcactgtctctagcaagtaattccggtaatatctcactaagcaaaggttcaaaacCTCATGGaaacctctgcctaaaatggtatttcctgcgctttttatgtgatttttgttttgatggttttggtattactggaacttaggacctaagggtcactaagggttcaatagttcatgctttttcactttggtgaaaggaacctttagtctcacttgtgaggagctaaagatgaaagctctctatactatatgatttttgcgatccatagtatgaccctggggtcagcACACTGTTGTGTTTGGGAGATGGCGTTGGAATGGCTAGTATGACTTTAACATGCACGATCTGTCTGTCTGTTCACTCAGTTCGGTtcgtgagattgggttgttgatttacgaagatctatctgtgtttttgtgttttattgggttttcattcatgtgggggattgttggaaaacgattaataaaaattgatttttaatggttttaataaaagtaataatttattattttcttttgtgaatgaaaaacttattagtcccacattgtggagtttccccttcttaaattgttttattccattatataaagaaattcattacttttgtaaaatctatgggaaaggggttgccctatattttagagggacccctaaggaaaaatattttatagcgtttcttaagagtttgcgatttttcttaacggttttttcggagttgccaagctcaagttgagcatctactacatatgctagtagtaggtgtagtagggtgttttatcctgaagatatccgtcctgtgagtgctatagcatcactcttgagtgtagccgggcgctaatgtcttaagggcaacgtgttgaacacgtgactcactctgtttttccaaagtttttccttgttgttgttgtggagatatgagaagctcgttcgtttcgttaatcgatcacttccattataaaggagctaagtatcaataacttttgcttatttgattttttctttattttgattattgcatccaACAATTAGTTGTATGTATGCTTAATTTTTTTGGGCTTGGTGTCTTTCGTAGGCACTATTCGCTAACATTGAACGGCGGAGCTTGCTCATATACTCAAGGTAGAGATACAATCATTCGCTCTtatatttttctatttattttcctACAATTCCCTGTCTAGATAaatgttgttattttttttcgtCAGGTATCATTAAGTCTGGCAGAAAAACTGAAGGAGAACTTAGAAACAACATCCAACGATTCACAACAACCTTCTCAAGCGCCCAAGGTAGTACATTACTTGCGTGCAaactttattttgatttattattctaaatataaattatagtttttcCTAACTCATTTGAAATGAAGGACCCAGAAGCAACCGTGGATTCACAGAAACAGGCTCAAAAAATTGAGGTAATatatttgttgagattcaaatcttcttatttgTTTTTCGAATTGCTAAAGTAGAAAAAAGTGTCTGTAATCAAATGTATCCTGAACACTATTCAGACTAAACACAACTCTCCTTTTCTTTTTAGACTGTGAATTAGGATTTATGGGCTCAAATATGTTACAGTGGTTTTTTTAATGTGAATTAACAAAACTTATGCTATTGTTTGAAGGATATCTGTGGTAAATTACAAAGTATCCCTCCCAGGATCAAAGAACTTCGTGAGCTTATTTACTGTTGTTTAAGTTTGGTTCAACAATTGGACTATTATATTAGTGTCTTGGAATCTTGGTTGAAAGAGGAGAAGGCTaccaagaaggaaagagaggagAAAAGGAGAACGCCACCAATATCAGGAGGACAGAATTGGACATAAGGAAAACGCCACCAATATCAAAAGGAGGCCGAAGACTAAAACGATGAAGAGAGGAGGGACCTGGATACATTCAAGAAGTATGCTGTCTAATTATATCAGTCTTGTGAATGATTTAATACAAGTTTTATGTTCTGATCTAATTAATGTCGGGGACGGGGAATACGATTCAGGTATTTACATTGTGTTAGCATACTTTTGAATCATGGTTATGTAGCGAGTGTTGCTCTTCTGATTTTTGGATTATTCTACGTATTAGTTGGAGGACTAGGAATCTGATGAGTTGCAACTATGTAATGGATGTCGAAGAATCTTGCATGATCATGACTCTTCTCATTCGGGCTAAGGCTCACATATTCTTGAACAACTGTGCAGTAGTCTTGATCTGCCACAACATTGTTTGGAAAAACACAGAACCAACTGTCTCTGGTGAAATGCCATTCTCATGAGTAGTTGAGTGTGCAGTTGTGCTGCTACACAAGCCCAAGGAACTAGATAGGGAAGTTAAGGCCCATGCAATTTTTTCGGGTTATCTCATTGTAAGTGTGCCTAAATACAAATTCTCTTAAGTTGGCTATATAAGGATGTGTTCTTTGAACAGTAGGGCTCGATTCTTCGGGGATTCGGAGGTTACTTTTGATCCaaactttcctttttattcttcaCTGCTCCTCTCTTCGGCATCAGCGAATTTTCCTAAAAATCAAGGTTAGTAAGTTCtggaaaattcaatcaatttgtcACCGATGAAATTCCTATCTATTATATGTTCCGTTTGTGAGATTACTTGGCTGATTTCATGAATGGAGGAtgagttttctttattttaggtTACCATCATTAGGGTACTGCATGTACATAACTGGTTCACATAGTGGCAATCGGCATTGAATTcttaattttgtaatttttttatgttATCATTATTGTTATTAGAATAGCTGTCTGCAAGTTTAATTTTCTTTCTTAATTTCTGGTTAGATTATTACAAGTGATGGCTGCTGCTTCTGAAAGTACCACTGAGGTTTATCCACCCGGTAAGCTGAATCTACTTAAGTGTTTGATAATccgtatttatttatttatttatttttaaattttattttaatgAAGTCCATTTATTTAGTTTGtatcttcaatttcttttcaaaTCTTGCTAGAAATTCAGAAGCTTCTCAAAGAGCACTCCAAGTACCAAGATGCTCTTTCAATTGCATTCGCGGCATGTCAAGCCCGATTCCAAGAGAAAACAGAACAAAACCGTGTGGCTTTTGAAGAGGAGTTATCTTCCATGAGTAAATTGTATTCTGGACTTGCCACTATAAGAGAAACTTCAGACGGGGAACTAAAAACATTATAGCGAAAGAGAAATGTCTCTTTGTGCAGAATTGGCTAAGAAGGTTCCAAACATCGAAGAAATGTCACAGTTTTGTGAATTTACCTTTGATCAAATAATGATGATTAGACGTGTGATTGAAAGTACTCTTGCGCAAGCAGAAAGGCGCAAGAGGATAGCTAATTATGATCCAAAAACAGCTGATGCAGTCAAGGTATAGACAAATTCACTTGAACATTCTAATTGAATAAGCATATACAAGGAAATAAGAACCTCAAAGTTGTATATGCATGCAGTTGTCCTTAATTTTGAGATTGGTGTCTTGCGTAGGTACTATTTGCTAAAATCAAACCGCCGGAACTTGGTCATATACTCAAGGTAGAGATACAAGCATTTGCTCTTATATTTTTCTATTTGTTTTCCTACAATTCCCTTTATAGATGAATGTTGGTATCTTTTTCGTCAGGTACCATTAGAGCTGGCGGAAAAACTGAAGGAGAACTTACAAACAACATCCAACGATCCTCAAGAACCTTCTGAAGTGCTCGAGGTAATATATTTATATTACATTCAAACTTTTATCTGCTTTGGTATCTCTAAACTCATTGGAAATGAAAATGAAGGACCTAGAAGCAACCGTGGATTCACGAGAACCGGCTCAAATAATTGAGGTAATATATCTGTTGATATTCAAATCTTCTTGTTTGTTTTTCTATCTGCTTAGAAGTAGAAAAAGGTATCTGTAACCAATAGTGAACTCTATTCAGCCTAAACAAAACTCCCAGCTTCTTTTTAGATTGTGAATAAGGATTTATGGCCTCAAATTTTTTAAGTATTTCGTGTGCATTAACAAAACTTATGCTATTGTTTGAAGGATATCCTTGGTAAATTACAATGTATCCCTACCAAGATCAAATACCATAGTGAACGTGCTCGGGGTTGTTATAGATTGCTTCGAAAAGTGGACTATTTTATTAGTGTCTTGGATTCTTGGTTGAAAAGAGAGAAGATAATTAGACAAGAGGAGGAGGACGccaagaaggaaagagaggagAACATAATTAGACAAAAGGAAGACGCCATCAAGAAGAAAAGAGAGGATAATATAATTAGACAAAAGGAGAACGCCACCGAGAAGGTTAGTTGTCATTGATACTTGTAATGTTGTTTGATAAATTCTGAATAGAGTATGatagttttttgttgttgttgctgaagtTGTTTGGTTTCTGAGATGAGAATTTTTTGTGATAGGAAATTGGGGATAGAGCTATTAGAGTGGACTATGGACCAGCTCCACCTAAGGAAGATTTCCAGTCGAGAGGACCTCGAGGAGGTGGAGGCGGTTCTGATTCATCCAAAAGGTTATACGTAGGTAACCTTTCATGGAATGTTGATGATCAAGCGCTTGAGAGTTTGTTCAGTGAGCAAGGAAAAGTATTGGAGGCCAGAGTTGTGTATGACAGGGAGACTGGTAGGTCAAGGGGTTTCGGGTTTATCACTTACGGCTCAACCGAGGATCTCAACAATGCACTTTCATCCTTAAATGGCGCTGTAAGTGTTATCTAAAGAACCTCTTACATCCTTCCGTTTCGTATTAATGTAGTcgttctagttattttgagttTTGCTAAGTTGATGGTCGATGATTTCATAGAATTTAAGTAGAGCTTCAAATTGTTCTTACCTTGCATCTTTTTGTGTACAATATAACAGGACTTGGATGGCAGAAATATTCGAGTATCTGTGGCTGAAGAGAGGCCAAGGCGCTTTTGAACACATCAGATTTTCACATTCTCCATTAAGAAAATGCCTCTTGGCATAGTTTTGAAACCTTGCTTTTCCCAGTAACTTGCTTGTATATCAAATAGGCGTGTAAGCCGAACACCCTACACCTGCCTGTGGGAGTGATTCGAACCAAAGATCTGAGTATTTACTAGGCCCCTTGCATTTGGCCCTAGACTGTGACGCATGTAAATATATCTGTTAATAttcaaattttttcattttttttttctacttgCTTAGAAAATCAAATTGTGAACACTATTCAGCCTAAACAAAACTCTCCGCTTCTTTTTAGACTGTGAATAAGGATTTATGCCCTCAAATTTGTTGATTTTTTCATGTGAACTTTTGCTATTGACCCAGTGTTGCTCTTCTGCTTTTTTGAGTATTCCACTTGTTAGTTGGAGGACTAGAAAGCTGATGAGTTGCAACTATGTAATGGATGTCGAAGAATATAGCATGATCATGACTCTTTTGATCTGGGCTAAGGTTCACATATTCTTGAATACCAGAGCAACGATCACATGTTCTTGAAAAACTGCGGGAGAAGCATGCAAGGGAATGGATATTGGAGATGGAACCCTACGGTGCTGTTATTGTTCGTAACTGTGCATTGGTCTTGATCGGCCATGACATTGTTCGGAGAAGTACAAAACCAACTGCCTCTTGTGAAATGCCACTCACACTCTCATGAGTAGCATCTCTAGATTAGACAACTATAGAATGTGCACTTGTGCTGCTATACAAGCCCACGGAACTCAATAGGGAAATTAAGGCCcatatatttttttcttgatttgaaaCAGGCAGATACGCCGTACATATCTTAGGACAATTTGAATGAGCGTGCAGTGGTCAATATATTATCCTAGAAACCCTAGGAGCCTAGCACCTCCCTGTCTGGCTAGCCGGCCTAACTCTCTGTATTATCTAATCCATCTGTCAAGAGCTGGTTCCTATTTACGATAGCTATGTCAACCTTTACATCTACTAGCTACCTCTTTTGGGCGTGCCTATGTTAGGTCACATGATTTGATGTTGTTATCTAAAATCTATGTGGTTTATGACCTGCAATAAAATTAATTTTCATTACTACCTCAATGATAATGTGATTATGATTTATACCTGAACAAAAATATGGAAGAACAAACGAAAGAAATTTGATAAAATAGTACAACAATGCCAGTTGCACGAATATACACCAAATACGATGTGCACGCGTGTATAAGTATCCAATAATAAACGAAACTGATATATATCACCCACTTATCGTATCATGCATGTATTAGTTAATCGAATAGTAATGGAACCCCTGCTAATCCCAATTCATGAATCAATGGCTAAGAACGATGCCACTTAATGGGGGAAGGGAGTGGAGAAATGAGTGCGGTAAATGTAGCCGCTTCGAATAATAAAGGACGAGCATAGAAATATCTGATATGGAACAGACAACTAGCCTTCATGACAATATTACTTtctgttatttttttattttattttttgattttgttgtttgGATTAAGTGGCTCAATTTAGCTAGTAGGATAATTCCTATGGCAATCAAcaaatttctttttttgttgagccacgtggatggacAAACATGTTTTTGCACCATAAGAAACCAAGATAAAACCAACAAATCTGATATTTTAGGGTCCCATTAgtaattttattaatataaaaatactaactAACGGAGAGGTTGTTGGAGAGGTGATAAAACCTTATACTTTTCATTACAAAACCAATAAGCCGGAAAAAGATGGATTGTTCTGTGAAAGAATTTTTGGGGCTATAAAAAGTGGAATTTGTGCCCCTGAAAACTCTCGAGTAATTggagataaaaaatataatccgAAATTTTGTGAACAATGCGGAATCAAGTTTGTTGATTCTCGGATACGAAGATATCAAATGAGATACATCAAACTGGCATTCCTAGTAACTCATGTGTGGTACTTGAAACGTCTTCCTAGTTATATAGCGGATCTTTTAGATAAACCTCTTAAAGAATTAGAAGGCCTAGTATACTGCGATGTGCGATTTGATCAAAATTCTTATTTTACAGATTGGGACAAAGAAACTGTCATCCCTTTCACTCCGATTGGGATGCCCTTACTCTGACATGTCCTCGTGATATGAGTAGCATGAAGCTCAGAATTATGGATGTATTTAATACTCCAAAAAAGGGAACTGATCTATGGTCGATTCCGTAACAGAAAAATAGGAATTACTAGTTGTACCTCGTGAAAAAGACTTCTCTCGTAGAATTAGCCGTTCCATTTCTTGTACAAAGAAATTATGTTATAGTAAGCAAATATGACATGGTTACAAGGGCCTATTCATCGCGTATAGGACTTAAGGACATCATGTCATAAACGTCGAGGTTAAGTAGGGTCCTAAAAGATCGAATTAATAAGAGTTGGGTTCAACTgattatttaactaataaaacAAAGGGACTTTTGATAAAGTGCCCCACTTTTCAATATAGCAAAATAAAGTTTCCTCGTTTTTATGAACTTTTCAAAAGTGCCccgttttttttcaaaaaacgggtAACGGCTGGTTAGGGGGTTAAGTGCCAGCTGGCACCTTACAAATGACATATGCACCCCTCGCACGTGCATCTCACACACGCAACAATAACAGGGGTTGGAAATTCTTCGCACGTGCAACTCACACGGATTCAGGCAACATAACGGCCAGAAAACACGTGGCATGGTCATGTGCACACAAAATGAATGACCATGATTTAGCCGACAAAACAATGactatcttcatcttctccaccctTTAAAAACCAGAGAAGAACCCTAATTCATTCATATCAATCAGACCATATTTTCTTTAAGTTACTCATCAAATTCAAACTTAGAAAACACAAACAAGCATTGGGTGGAGGTCAGAAACAATCTCCAAGTAGTAGCAACATCAAGAATAAGGGGAAAAAAGCCATGATTGATTGTGCAATGCGTGAACAAGGAAATCATGACATACAAGTCTGTCCTTAGTTGTATTCTAGGTGCAAGCATATTCCATGTGTTGGTGTGAGAGCATTACTTAGATCTACAACAACCGAAAACTATGAAAAAATATTCTTCAAGTGCACAATACCTACCTGCAGTTACTTTGAATGGTCTGAAGATGCTTTAGACCACTGTAAAGCCAAGGACATTATGCTACCATCAACAAAAAGTTGTTGTGCTTGTGGAGAAGAAGACCACTGCTACAATGATTGTCCACTGCATAATCAGGTTTGCTTTTCTGCAACCTGTAAATCTAAACTCATACCGAAGATGTGCAAAAATCAACACAATAAGAACATTGCTTATGTTGCCTGTCAGGATTGTGAATCTTTTAGATGGGCTTCAGATGCCCTCTTCATTGCTGCAAAAGACAAGGTTAGAGAATCTGCAACCCAAATGGTTGTCATGTGTAAGCAATTAGAAAAAAACCTTCATATGTAATATGTAAGAAGTTgatttaggaaataaatattacTACATTTCATATCTTGTTATAACAAAAGATGTTCAAACAAACCAAAGTTCACAACTAGTCACATTCTTACAATAACTTAAAGTTCACAGATTAACCATTCATAAAAgacattaaaaaaaaaggaaactgcAACTTTAGTCTTTCTTTGCTTGCTAGGTTTCTTTGTATTTCCTTTAGGATCTGTCATAGTTTGGTTCACTGTTTGTTTAGCAGATCTAACATTTCTGaaattttgagaaattttctGCCTCTTAGTTCCAACTGGTTTTGAAGTAGATGCACCTGGAGTATCATATGATTTCCTCTTCTTAGTTCTTGAAGAGGTTGCTGCAGGTGTATCAAAGCTTGTTAGAGTTGCACCATCAACTTGAGTTCTTTGTCTTGGTGCTTTAGAGTTCTGTCCAACAACACCACCAGCACATCCCCTACTGTTGTGGCCTGAAATCCCACACATGCGGCATTTATAGAATCTGGGATGTGGTGGAGGTTCATCATATTCCCACCTTCTTTCAACTCTAGGCCTCCCTGTTTTCCTGCCACTTCTAAGAGGGTTTAGCTCCATCTCTACCTGCAACCAAACAATAATGAGAAATGAAACCCTAAAGGAATCCTTATATGTTATATAAAGAAGAATATTGTGAATATTAAATGTACAACTACCAAGAAAGTGCTTCTTTACTGGTTTCATATGTGGTTCATATGTGGTTCATATGTGCTGCCACAGAGTAGTAATGAGAGCAGTACTTGCACAACAACAAAAGTAAATGGTTAACAATAACAAAAGTAAATAGTTAACAAGAGCACAAGACAAACAAACAAATTTATAAGTTGGGTGAACTTACTTATGCCATTTTGGTCTGTATCCTTTCAATGCACAGACTACATGTATGCATACAAACCCTCTCAGCTGCCATTGAAGACAAGAACATTCTTCCAAATTAATAGTGAAAACAGAATTGTGAACAGATGTAACTTCATATAATTTCCCAAAAACACATGGATTAACATGAAAAGGACCAACTAACTTGCACATATTCTTTATCAACTTCATTGCCTTTGGAACCAATCCTTCATCTGGCCATTTTTCAGCCTCTTGCCTCCTTTCATGCCATTTAACATTCACCAACTGACTATAAAGCATTCCAATTTTACAGATAGGTTTGTCCCTAATGTCTGTGATCATTGCATTAAAAGACTCACTAAAATTGTTATTCAAGTGTTCACATTTACTTGTATCATCAAAAAAGGCTCTTGACCAAGACTCAGGACCAGCAACCAAAAGGTATTAATGTGCTGCTGGATTTTCCTCCTTCAAAGCATACATGTGTTGCTGCATATAACACTCAAAAATGTTTACGTATGATAGTtaaatattataataaaaaatggAAGTAACTTGGGAATATACCTTACCTGGTAATGATGAATTTTGTATGCTTTGGCAGCATTCCACAATGAGTTGTTCAAAATTTTCCCTTTATAGTACTTTTTAAAGTTCTTATACAAGTGTCTGTAGTGTATTTCATAAAAATaaatatcaataaacctaaaaaatcatAAGATGCAGTGAACATACAAAAAAACTAAGGAATCAACATACCTCCAACAATATATGTGAGGCATACCAGGAAATACAGCAGGAACAGCTTCAAGTAAGCCTTTCTGCCTGTCTGAGATGAAGGTAAGAGGCATAGGATGACCATCTATTGCTGACTTCAAATCAATGATGAATTGGGTCCAGTTCTCAATGGTTTCAGACTTGCAAACACAAATTCCCAATGGAATTAATCTGTTTCCTGCATCTAATCATGTTGCAGCAAGTAATACACCTCCATGCTTACCAGTTAGATGGCAAGCATTAAACCCAATAATATTCCTGCAACCTTGCTACCCCAAAGCTAATAGTCATGGTCTCAAATGCATTGTCAGACTTGCAGTAAGAAAAGTCTGCAACATCGTCCTTGTCCTTGTTACTTACCATCTTACAAAAGGTTGAAACCATCTTAAAACTGTCTTCATAGTTTCCATGCATGTATTCCAATACTAATATCCTAGCCTTCCATGCAGAATGGTAAGGAATATTAGTCATGTGAGAAACTTTAAAATCCTCTTTAATCTGTCTTGGTTTTGGAATCACTTTCTTGGCACTGTGCTTCAACTTATCTATTACAACATCAGCAACATACCTTGGATCTGCATATCTATTTCTACCCTCAAAATTTCCTAACTTTCCTGATTTTAAAGGTAGACTCTTTCTTAACTCTGGATGCAAACACAAACCAATTGCAGTTACATTCTTTTCTATTTGGACACCAAACCCTAAGTCTTTTCTTATcactttttttttactttgtattCATGCTCTTCATATACACAATGGGCTCTAAGATGCCTTTGAAATGCCTTTTTATTAGGAAATAATGTACCTACCACCATCTGTGAGGGGTCAAGAGGTTCATCATGTTCTTGATCTGGGAAcagttcttcctcttctttttcaaTAACTTCTTCCTTAGGGTAGTTCATTGCCCTCTCAGCTTTAAAATTCTTGAACCATTCAGGATCATCATCTTTCATCTCAGCAGtacctacaacaacaacaaaaatgagTTAGTACAAGCAGTGTAACAAAAGTGAGTTAGTACAATAACTTCTAACTGTTACCTTTATTATCTTTTCCCTTATCTCCTTGTTCAATAACTTAATCAGGGAAGTTCAATGCCCTCTCAGCTTTAAAGTTCTTGAACCATTCAGGATCATCATCTTTGTTCTCAACATTAcctaaacaacaacaacaggcaTAAGTTAGTTCTTATTCATAATAAGGCAACCAAAAACAATAAAGTAATAATGTATAACAGTTAccttcatcattttttttcttcaacatcATCACTTGAATCACCAATATCTTCTCTTGCATCATCATTTTAATCAACACTATCTTCTTCTGAATCATACTCCATACAAtcactatcttcatcactatcataTATTGGTGCAGCATCAGGTTCCTCTACATGGTGGCACTCATCCTCACAAATGTTCTCAAGTTCAATAACATAGTCATCAGCTTGACAAGCTCCCATTTCTATATCtagcattgttagagcattgtgcggtcgaactcacatgcgttgctatctcaagtatgtttgtcaagtttagttgtcaaaactatatgtcttgatttctagactacttatagctaagtctcggtttaggacagtttagtgtagttgagctccagactccatggcgatcatcttacgaagaagaagaactattcaaggaaccagtggaacttcatccgactaaaaggtatgtggagacttgaacttatatatcactcaaaagtatatctactctatctcctactcttgagacaaagtcgtataagtatgatagttttcatacatacacatttgctatttcgagccgagtttactcgcctatctttttatcgaaatatgtgttggtaagctttcgctttaaccacttttcatctttacccgtgatgaaagtcatgatgacatttcaatcttgaaaatagctttgatgacgatagttgtgaatgacgactgttataacattatagaaaaatgtttcaatgattgaaatgtagagttgagattatgcaaccaactatggatataagcatatatagtgtgttcgcacattagtgtataaatccatgtgccggaaaccaagtgtgtgcacatgtgtgcatacggtattggtgaaggatacaggttgagtacgcgtacccgtgaaagttttcgaactgaaaatttcttctgagtttgtaagtttgcaaactgttaaaccagtcaccttaggtacgcatacccgtacgcgtacccacggaagttttcgaaccgaaaatttctgctgagtttgtaaactcaaatccgatagctatggtacacgtacctgtacccaagctggttatatttctcaaatcggaagttcataaacttaaacaataaatcaataaggaatgcagtctttgcaaaccgtggctatattgttcatggattgattcaagtgaattaaccgattttgtttcaattgtgtctattcataaagacctaagcaattgaacaactcttcaactagttcttatgagtcatttgaacta encodes the following:
- the LOC113314364 gene encoding nucleolar protein 12-like, translating into MSLCAELAKKVPNIEEMSQFCEFTFDQIMMIRRVIESTLAQAERRKRIANYDPKTADAVKVLFAKIKPPELGHILKVPLELAEKLKENLQTTSNDPQEPSEVLEDLEATVDSREPAQIIEDILGKLQCIPTKIKYHSERARGCYRLLRKVDYFISVLDSWLKREKIIRQEEEDAKKEREENIIRQKEDAIKKKREDNIIRQKENATEKEIGDRAIRVDYGPAPPKEDFQSRGPRGGGGGSDSSKRLYVGNLSWNVDDQALESLFSEQGKVLEARVVYDRETGRSRGFGFITYGSTEDLNNALSSLNGADLDGRNIRVSVAEERPRRF